A stretch of the Aegilops tauschii subsp. strangulata cultivar AL8/78 chromosome 4, Aet v6.0, whole genome shotgun sequence genome encodes the following:
- the LOC109757340 gene encoding germin-like protein 8-5 has protein sequence MATSSSILLLAALLALVSWQAIASDPGPLQDFCVADMHSPVSVNGFVCKNPMEVNADDFFKAANLDKPRVTNKVGSNVTLINVMQIAGLNTLGISIARIDYAPLGQNPPHTHPRATEILTVLEGTLYVGFVTSNQPAPNRNKLLSKVLNKGDVFVFPVGLIHFQFNPNPHQPAVAIAALSSQNPGAITIANAVFGSDPPISDDVLAKAFQVEKNTIDYLQAQFWENNHN, from the exons ATGGCAACCTCCTCTTCCATCCTTCTCCTTGCTGCTCTTCTTGCCTTGGTCTCATGGCAGGCCATTGCCTCCGATCCTGGCCCACTCCAGGACTTTTGTGTCGCCGACATGCATTCACCag TGAGTGTCAATGGGTTTGTTTGCAAGAACCCAATGGAAGTTAACGCAGACGACTTCTTCAAGGCAGCCAACCTCGACAAGCCTAGGGTGACCAACAAGGTTGGATCCAACGTCACTTTGATCAACGTCATGCAGATTGCTGGACTCAACACCCTCGGCATCTCAATTGCGCGCATCGACTACGCTCCCTTGGGTCAGAACCCACCACATACGCACCCTCGCGCCACTGAGATCCTCACGGTGCTCGAGGGGACACTGTATGTTGGCTTTGTCACATCCAACCAGCCCGCCCCCAACAGAAACAAGCTCCTCTCCAAGGTGCTCAACAAAGGTGATGTGTTTGTCTTCCCCGTGGGGCTCATCCACTTCCAATTCAACCCCAACCCCCACCAGCCCGCTGTTGCAATTGCTGCGCTCAGCAGCCAGAACCCAGGGGCTATCACAATTGCCAATGCAGTGTTTGGGTCGGACCCACCAATATCAGATGATGTTCTTGCCAAAGCATTTCAGGTGGAAAAGAATACAATAGACTATCTCCAGGCTCAATTTTGGGAGAACAACCACAACTAA